One Nicotiana sylvestris chromosome 12, ASM39365v2, whole genome shotgun sequence genomic window carries:
- the LOC104241688 gene encoding agamous-like MADS-box protein AGL62, which yields MSTRLIKGRKSVCLAKIENQNNRQVTFSKRRNGVFKKANELAAMTGAEVGIIVSSPGSKPYSFGHPNINEIMNKYVGEERPLSPSSPDIDEKYVQTFRKANSRKLNAQLNTLQDQLDFELSLKNKLNQMNKNVESQQEWFRGPIEKMNYTKASILKEELEDLLLKVKKYGTERGYGYENGKWKVE from the exons ATGAGTACTAGGTTGATTAAAGGTCGCAAAAGTGTTTGTCTCGCGAAGATAGAAAATCAGAATAATCGACAAGTGACCTTCTCAAAACGCCGAAATGGTGTCTTCAAGAAAGCAAATGAGCTTGCTGCTATGACTGGTGCTGAAGTTGGCATCATCGTGTCTTCACCAG GTAGCAAGCCTTACTCTTTTGGTCATCCAAATATAAACGAAATCATGAACAAATATGTTGGGGAAGAAAGGCCTCTATCACCATCATCACCAGACATTGATGAAAAATATGTCCAGACGTTTCGAAAAGCCAATTCTAGAAAACTTAACGCGCAACTCAATACTCTACAAGACCAGCTGGATTTTGAGTTAAGCTTGAAAAACAAACTCAATCAGATGAATAAGAATGTGGAAAGCCAACAAGAGTGGTTCAGGGGTCCTATAGAGAAGATGAACTACACAAAGGCTTCAATATTGAAAGAGGAGTTGGAAGATCTTCTCTTGAAGGTGAAGAAATATGGTACTGAACGTGGGTATGGTTATGAAAATGGAAAATGGAAGGTTGAATAA